The Culex pipiens pallens isolate TS chromosome 2, TS_CPP_V2, whole genome shotgun sequence DNA window TGTGAGGTGCAAGCGCCGTtattataaaattaatattttgaacatgattttgatcaAAGTTAAAAGAGAGAAATTAAACAACGTggttgacacttttttttattaacttgagAATAATCATTGAGTTGAGCGTACAAAATTTGCCTCAGTTCCAATTATAATGTCATCAAAATAGATTTCAAATCCGTATAAAATCCAGTCCAATTCCTCACCAAATCATCACAGTTCAGTCTACCTTTCAGTCTAAAACAACCCGAATCCCCCAATAACCAACCATGAAAGTGACCTTCTTCCTGCTGTTGGTGGCCACCGTGGCCTTCCTGGCCGTGTTCCAGCCCGCGGCTGAGGCCGCTCCTCAGGACGTAGCAACTGCCGTTGAAACTGACCCCGCAGAAGCTGCTGAAACTGGATCGGATGGAAAGCCGGAACCTGCTGCAGCTGGTGGATCATCGTCGGAGGAGCATGGTGGCAAGAAGGGACACGGCAAGGGCAAGAGACATCATGGTGGCAAGGGAGGAAAGGGTGGCGAGAAGGGTGGAGAAAAGGGAGGCAAGGGCAAGTTCCAGGCCAACAAGGAAAAAAGAGCCAAGGGTCAGGCCAACAAGGGTAAGGGACAGGGAAAGAACTGAGAAGTTGATTTTATGATGAAACTAATAAATTAGAagcaaagaaaacatttttttttcattcagcttTTTGCACAGTTTCAAATATCCAATCGAAACGACTCAATCCACCATTTCAGCACAACGATGATATATGACCGGTTAATCTGTCCCCAGTTCATGATTCAAATTAGCCTGCTGGACCGCGGGAGGGGGGGATCTCGATACACGATGACACTAATCCGTTCCATCACGAAGTTCACATCCCCGGGCATATATGGAATCTACCAGTTTATGGATCCACTGATCGATCGACCTCTAACATTTCGTCGTACAAATCCGTAATCGTTGAGCGATTTGCCGGTTGTCGTCGTGACTGACTTTCCGGCAGTTtgtcacacacacactcccCGTTAAAGCGGCTGTTTTGCTTAAATGACATGTTAAGCTGATGAAATGGTTGTCCTTGAAGTGCTGAGCTGCTCCTTAAAATGGTCTCATCTATTGTCGGTTTGCAGGTGCAAaaataccccttaggacaaagtttcaccaaAAATCTTTACCGTCTCCCCTGCAAGCGATCCCTCAAACACACGTATGCTAATTCGCGTGTAATCTGGAATAAAACCTCATTTTTCACCCGGATTAAATCCGCGGAGGTGCCGTTCGGCCGAGCAAGGTGGATCTCTCGCCACCCCACCCCGACCtgctttgaataaaaatcctATCAAGGCTTAAAAACTGGTGTTCGAACGCGCGCGCGCCTTTATTTATTCTCGAAGATGACCCACCGAGGTCACTCCGAAGACGACACACGCGCCACAAACCTGAACGATTTGTTATCGGGCCCCGTGCGATGGGTTGCGAAATGACCCAACGATCGGGCACACATAACGAGTGAGGGTGAGGCGCTCGGATTTGTGTGTTGTTCGGACTGATGGGAAAAGGGAAATTAATTCACACGTACGGTTGATACCACTCCCGAAAATCACAGATcgaatgcacagaaaaaaagtaatgaattcaatatttcaaatttaagggtgcacagcaaccaaagaaGTTGTTTTCTTCCTATTCCAAaactgtcaaacttacggaccaaaTTCTACAATATTCTGATTGTAAAATATAGctatcagcaattccatttgaaaaaaacctaaaccgaaaaaaagttctccgatagggctcaaaatttttctgggggttccttagcTAGGGTGGCTCAAAAACGgcaagttttgtcaattttcgcaaaaaccacatttttcataaACTCATAACTCCGTGccatttcaatcgattttagctgtcttggacgcaaattaTTTAGTGATTAGTTTGTCTTTCAAGGAAACATAATTTGAAATCCGAGAAAcccagccaaacatttgaaatagTCGTATGAGAGCctttgtctggaaatatttttatctgattcctcagaaaatttcacataatattACTAAAAAATGACGATGTCGACCCGtgcgtttccgagatatgatttaaaaaaactgagtttttcgaagCGCCACGTGCAAcatcgagaaaaaaaactagttttttcattaaaactgcgATACCCTGaaaatttaagcgatgacctatacagtcaaacctctttttacgcgaattttggttctcgcgtaaaaaaaaaatcgcgtaaaaaaagttcgcgctattttgaattgctcgcgtaaaaagagttttcagtattttttagatttataaagtattttatttttttaataataataatgtaattccaggttattcaaaatagcttcagtgacctgcgctgtatattctacagcaggttgggatgttctgggttatCCAAGAACTTCCGGAAGTAATGAACTGATTATCTATCTGTTCAACAAGGGTCTGTACCAGTGTATCCACCATCGTAATAATTGCAGGTAGCTTCCGTGACCTACGATGGTTACCTTGT harbors:
- the LOC120424590 gene encoding uncharacterized protein LOC120424590, with product MKVTFFLLLVATVAFLAVFQPAAEAAPQDVATAVETDPAEAAETGSDGKPEPAAAGGSSSEEHGGKKGHGKGKRHHGGKGGKGGEKGGEKGGKGKFQANKEKRAKGQANKGKGQGKN